One genomic segment of Virgibacillus doumboii includes these proteins:
- a CDS encoding DUF4269 domain-containing protein produces MFETIDYLQVGNENQKLAYRSIVDLGIMERLSEYSPILCGTLPIGIEVEGSDLDIIMEVRDFDQFEKKMQALFGEQEAFVIKRTVIRDFPVVKANFFFKEFEFELFGQSQPVKKQYAYLHMIVENYLLEQNPALKEEVLRLKKRGWKTEPAFSKALGLNGDPYERLIDFGENEGVI; encoded by the coding sequence ATGTTTGAGACTATTGATTATCTGCAAGTCGGAAACGAGAATCAAAAGCTTGCCTATAGATCCATAGTTGATTTAGGTATAATGGAGAGATTATCCGAGTATAGTCCGATTCTTTGTGGCACGTTGCCAATTGGTATTGAAGTAGAAGGGTCTGACTTGGATATAATTATGGAGGTCAGAGATTTTGACCAGTTTGAAAAAAAGATGCAAGCATTGTTTGGTGAACAAGAAGCTTTTGTAATTAAAAGGACTGTAATTCGGGATTTTCCAGTAGTTAAAGCGAATTTCTTTTTCAAAGAATTTGAATTTGAGTTATTCGGGCAATCCCAACCGGTAAAAAAACAATATGCGTATTTACATATGATTGTTGAAAACTATCTATTAGAGCAGAATCCAGCACTGAAAGAAGAAGTGTTAAGACTTAAAAAACGCGGATGGAAAACGGAGCCGGCTTTTAGTAAGGCATTAGGGTTGAATGGAGACCCATACGAGAGGTTAATAGATTTCGGGGAAAATGAGGGTGTTATCTAG
- a CDS encoding CD3324 family protein → MAYIQAKKVLPEELIVELQNYIQGETVYIPKKKDNYQGWGTCSGGRKLIDQRNTAIKNAFDSGESIGDLAREYCLSIETVKKIVYKK, encoded by the coding sequence ATGGCGTATATACAAGCGAAAAAGGTTTTGCCTGAGGAACTGATAGTTGAACTGCAAAACTACATTCAGGGTGAAACTGTCTATATACCGAAGAAAAAAGATAATTATCAAGGATGGGGCACGTGCTCTGGCGGCAGGAAGTTGATTGACCAACGGAATACTGCTATTAAAAATGCTTTTGACAGTGGTGAATCTATTGGAGATTTGGCCAGGGAGTACTGTCTTTCCATCGAAACAGTTAAAAAAATTGTTTATAAAAAATAG
- a CDS encoding PspC domain-containing protein, with protein MNHKKLRKSSTDRALSGVCGGIAEYFGISSFIVRLIFIFSPASLLIYIILTNVLPDSPPSL; from the coding sequence ATGAATCATAAAAAATTAAGAAAATCATCAACCGACAGGGCATTGTCTGGAGTTTGTGGGGGTATAGCTGAATACTTCGGCATTTCCTCTTTTATTGTCAGGCTGATTTTTATATTTTCACCGGCTTCTTTGTTAATATATATTATATTGACAAATGTTCTTCCAGACAGCCCGCCGTCTTTATAA
- a CDS encoding helix-turn-helix domain-containing protein, with protein MAIIINIDVMLAKRKMSVTELSDRVGITMANLSILKNGKAKAIRLSTLESICKALDCQPGDILEYRSDEETQA; from the coding sequence ATGGCGATTATAATCAATATTGATGTGATGCTGGCTAAAAGGAAAATGAGCGTGACAGAACTTTCCGATCGGGTTGGGATTACAATGGCTAACCTTTCTATATTGAAAAACGGAAAGGCAAAAGCGATTCGATTATCAACGTTAGAGTCGATTTGCAAGGCATTGGATTGTCAGCCAGGGGATATTTTGGAATACCGAAGTGATGAGGAAACCCAAGCATAA
- a CDS encoding GNAT family N-acetyltransferase, whose product MNYNIEILMETDEKFSSLLHTKIKEFNNTHSKHHSEARKDDAVQPINIRLSNSEEKWIGGITAEVYWDWMEINDFWISENYRGEGLGGVLLEKTESIASKKGATKALLTTFDFQAHSYYMKKGYQVVGEINDYPPGSSFYTMAKTLNRENVNES is encoded by the coding sequence ATGAATTATAATATTGAAATTCTGATGGAAACTGATGAGAAGTTTTCGTCTTTATTACATACGAAGATTAAAGAATTTAATAATACCCATTCCAAACATCACAGCGAGGCAAGAAAAGATGACGCTGTTCAGCCGATAAATATTAGACTGTCGAACAGCGAGGAAAAATGGATTGGCGGTATAACTGCGGAAGTTTATTGGGATTGGATGGAAATTAATGATTTTTGGATTAGTGAAAATTATCGAGGTGAAGGATTAGGTGGAGTTCTCCTTGAAAAAACGGAGTCAATCGCTAGTAAGAAAGGTGCAACGAAGGCGCTGTTGACCACTTTCGATTTCCAGGCGCATTCTTATTATATGAAAAAAGGATATCAGGTTGTAGGTGAAATTAATGATTATCCGCCGGGAAGCAGTTTTTATACGATGGCGAAAACGTTGAATAGGGAGAACGTAAATGAATCATAA
- a CDS encoding YczI family protein: MIIIRVILSVIVILLSGYMLFTGEYGIMPYMQLLFGVMFLVWGISEFQENRKATAILLLLTAGFVLFVGIYILLN, from the coding sequence ATGATAATAATAAGGGTTATCCTATCAGTTATTGTGATTTTATTATCAGGTTATATGTTATTTACAGGTGAGTATGGAATCATGCCTTATATGCAGTTACTTTTTGGAGTGATGTTTTTAGTCTGGGGGATAAGTGAATTTCAAGAGAATCGAAAGGCAACAGCCATTCTTCTTTTACTCACAGCTGGCTTTGTTTTGTTCGTGGGTATATATATTTTACTGAATTAA
- a CDS encoding NADPH-dependent FMN reductase has product MRIVGISGSIVGSKTRTAMDYTVKKITEKYPDHEVTLIDLADYDIQFSDGRNYLEYEGDTGYVTKTIMEADAIIIGTPVFQASIPGTLKNIFDLLPVNAFRDKVVSVLVTAGSAKHYLIPEQQLKPMLAYMKAEIVQTYVFIEEIDFLRKEIINDDVLFRIERLVEDTVRLSETYMKIREEKEAEYDF; this is encoded by the coding sequence ATGAGAATTGTCGGTATATCCGGGTCCATCGTCGGTTCCAAAACAAGAACTGCAATGGATTACACTGTTAAAAAAATTACCGAAAAATATCCTGACCATGAAGTAACCTTAATTGACTTGGCTGACTATGACATCCAGTTCAGTGATGGAAGAAATTATTTGGAATATGAAGGCGATACAGGCTACGTTACGAAAACGATCATGGAAGCAGACGCAATTATTATTGGAACCCCTGTTTTTCAGGCCTCCATTCCCGGAACGTTGAAAAATATTTTTGATTTGCTGCCTGTTAATGCATTTCGTGATAAAGTTGTCAGTGTGCTTGTAACAGCAGGATCAGCAAAACATTACCTAATTCCGGAACAGCAGCTGAAACCGATGCTTGCCTATATGAAAGCAGAAATTGTACAGACGTATGTTTTTATTGAAGAAATCGACTTCCTTCGTAAAGAAATTATAAATGATGATGTACTGTTCCGAATCGAGCGGTTAGTTGAAGACACTGTTCGTCTGTCAGAGACATATATGAAAATCCGTGAAGAAAAAGAAGCGGAATATGATTTTTAA
- a CDS encoding VOC family protein: protein MGIFKGVHQVNFRVKDMDLSRKWYHEVLGCTVQKDFGDTVVLGVDNTPGNNTSICLIKHAEGSVPDNENGTHPVLSISPEHAENCKNQLQEQGVEIVEGGGQAHFKFKDPDGNLIEAYLPGLYEEKQYEHLR, encoded by the coding sequence ATGGGGATTTTTAAAGGAGTACATCAGGTTAATTTTCGAGTGAAAGATATGGACTTATCCCGTAAATGGTATCATGAAGTATTGGGCTGTACAGTTCAAAAGGATTTTGGCGATACGGTTGTACTGGGGGTTGATAACACCCCGGGAAATAACACATCTATCTGTTTGATAAAACATGCTGAAGGATCTGTTCCTGACAATGAAAACGGAACGCATCCTGTCTTGTCTATTTCACCTGAGCATGCTGAAAACTGCAAGAATCAACTTCAGGAACAAGGAGTTGAGATTGTGGAAGGTGGAGGACAAGCACATTTTAAGTTTAAAGACCCTGATGGAAATTTAATCGAAGCATACCTGCCTGGTCTTTATGAAGAGAAACAGTATGAGCATCTGAGGTAA
- a CDS encoding DUF817 domain-containing protein — translation MRVLKQLVRFGWEQAMSCLFPVVIFASLAITQIMPLPFLPRYDWLLIICLLMQVWMARSGLETRDELKVITLFHLIGLALELFKVHMGSWSYPEEGYSKVFGVPLYSGFMYASVASYLCQAWRRLKVELIKWPPFLIVVPLAAAIYLNFFTHHYWIDVRWWLSGLVIIVFWQSWVAYEVNGTRYRMPIALSFVLIGFFIWIAENIATYFGAWEYPYQTEAWSLVHLGKVSSWLLLVIVSFLIVATLKLVKGKTPQGLPRIQN, via the coding sequence ATGAGAGTACTAAAACAACTTGTTCGTTTTGGCTGGGAGCAGGCCATGTCATGTCTGTTTCCTGTCGTTATATTTGCTTCTTTGGCGATTACGCAAATCATGCCGTTGCCCTTCCTGCCGCGGTATGACTGGCTGCTCATCATATGTCTTCTGATGCAAGTATGGATGGCCCGCTCCGGTCTTGAAACACGGGATGAACTAAAGGTAATCACGTTATTCCACCTTATCGGTCTGGCGCTTGAACTGTTCAAGGTGCATATGGGCTCCTGGTCTTATCCGGAGGAAGGGTATTCCAAAGTTTTTGGGGTACCTTTGTATAGCGGATTCATGTATGCAAGTGTGGCGAGTTATCTTTGTCAGGCATGGAGGAGACTGAAGGTTGAACTGATTAAGTGGCCGCCGTTTTTAATCGTTGTCCCGCTTGCAGCTGCAATCTATTTGAATTTTTTCACCCATCATTATTGGATTGATGTCCGCTGGTGGTTATCCGGACTTGTAATTATCGTCTTTTGGCAATCATGGGTTGCATACGAAGTTAATGGAACGCGTTACCGCATGCCAATCGCACTTTCTTTTGTACTTATTGGTTTTTTTATATGGATAGCCGAGAATATCGCAACGTACTTTGGAGCGTGGGAATATCCATATCAAACCGAAGCATGGAGTCTCGTACATCTGGGAAAGGTGAGTTCTTGGCTTTTATTAGTGATTGTTAGTTTTCTTATAGTAGCGACGCTAAAGCTCGTTAAGGGAAAAACTCCACAAGGTCTCCCCAGGATACAGAATTAG
- a CDS encoding GNAT family N-acetyltransferase — MEMELKDSVRVYIRPYEEADFKRIQDLNREEGWSNLAAKHEDTKKAWENSNIAFVAETEDQEVIGYIRGITDTAISLFICELLINKEFRGLGLGTRLLKYVHDLYPTTRIEMLASSSSRSFYEAHGYRAFYGFRKTYLE; from the coding sequence ATGGAAATGGAATTGAAAGATAGTGTTAGAGTTTATATCCGACCGTATGAAGAGGCGGATTTTAAAAGAATACAGGATTTAAATAGAGAAGAAGGCTGGAGTAATTTAGCAGCCAAGCACGAAGATACAAAGAAAGCTTGGGAAAATTCCAATATAGCTTTTGTTGCTGAAACAGAAGATCAGGAAGTTATAGGGTACATTAGAGGCATAACTGACACAGCAATAAGTTTATTTATTTGTGAATTACTAATTAACAAGGAATTTCGAGGGTTAGGCCTGGGAACACGATTGCTAAAATATGTTCATGACCTGTACCCGACTACAAGGATAGAAATGCTTGCAAGCAGTTCATCCCGCTCTTTTTATGAAGCTCATGGCTATCGTGCTTTCTATGGGTTTAGAAAAACATATTTGGAATAA
- a CDS encoding LLM class flavin-dependent oxidoreductase — MEKYRIDPSKGLEFGIYTLGDHLPNPLTGERVSAEERIHEIIEYAKLAEQAGLDFFSVGESHQEFFATQAHAVVLSAIAQATEKIKISSSSTIVSTSDPVRIYENFATLDLISKGRAEIVAGRASRVGLFDLLGYDLRDYEELYEEKFDLLRQINENEVVNWSGEFRAPLRNAKVLPRPQNGSMPIWRAVGGAPASARKAGLAGVPMYMAHLGGPASVFKRTVDTYRDALESSGFNPAEFPISTAGFFYAAETSQQALKDLYPHINEGMKLTNGQGFPKQHFAQGVDPHNIMNIGSPQEIIEKILYQHELYGHQRYIAQIDFGGMPFDKVKKNIEIIGTEILPAIKKYTAKK; from the coding sequence ATGGAAAAGTATCGTATTGACCCAAGTAAAGGCTTGGAGTTTGGTATATATACGTTAGGTGATCATTTGCCTAATCCGCTTACTGGGGAAAGGGTTTCAGCGGAGGAGCGCATCCATGAAATTATTGAATATGCAAAGCTGGCTGAACAGGCCGGGCTTGACTTTTTTAGTGTCGGGGAGAGTCATCAGGAATTTTTTGCGACACAGGCACATGCTGTGGTGCTTTCAGCAATTGCCCAGGCAACGGAGAAGATTAAAATTTCCAGTTCCTCCACGATTGTCAGTACTTCGGATCCGGTTCGCATATATGAGAATTTTGCCACACTTGATCTGATATCAAAAGGCCGTGCGGAAATCGTTGCCGGCCGTGCATCCCGAGTGGGGCTCTTTGATTTGCTCGGATATGATCTTCGTGATTATGAAGAACTGTATGAAGAGAAGTTTGATCTTTTAAGGCAGATTAATGAGAATGAAGTTGTTAACTGGAGTGGCGAGTTTCGTGCTCCGCTTAGAAATGCCAAAGTACTTCCGCGTCCGCAAAATGGCTCCATGCCGATTTGGCGTGCGGTTGGCGGTGCACCTGCCAGTGCCAGAAAAGCGGGGCTTGCCGGTGTGCCAATGTACATGGCTCACCTGGGTGGTCCTGCTTCTGTGTTTAAACGAACTGTTGATACGTATCGGGATGCATTAGAAAGCAGCGGATTCAATCCGGCCGAATTTCCTATTTCTACAGCTGGCTTTTTCTATGCTGCAGAAACATCTCAGCAAGCACTGAAAGATTTGTATCCGCATATTAATGAAGGTATGAAACTGACAAACGGACAGGGTTTTCCGAAACAGCATTTTGCCCAGGGTGTTGACCCGCATAATATTATGAATATCGGCAGCCCACAGGAAATTATTGAAAAAATTCTTTACCAGCATGAATTATATGGTCACCAGCGATATATTGCCCAGATTGACTTTGGCGGTATGCCGTTTGATAAGGTGAAGAAAAATATTGAAATAATCGGTACAGAAATTTTGCCGGCAATCAAAAAATATACGGCAAAGAAGTAG
- a CDS encoding VOC family protein codes for MNIYLEHVRANVSDLERAIQWYEDMLGFKVTGSWPPENPNYAHFGTEKGATFAIMENEEFPSRGRFNFKVSDVDALWDQLKDKAEIVEELFDTAYGSRKFTIKDLDGNELGMVQE; via the coding sequence ATGAATATTTATTTGGAACATGTCAGAGCAAATGTATCGGATTTGGAAAGAGCAATTCAATGGTATGAGGATATGTTGGGATTTAAGGTGACTGGATCCTGGCCGCCTGAAAATCCAAACTATGCACACTTTGGAACTGAAAAGGGAGCGACATTTGCCATTATGGAAAATGAGGAGTTCCCTTCAAGAGGACGGTTTAATTTTAAGGTAAGTGATGTTGATGCCTTGTGGGACCAGCTTAAAGATAAAGCTGAAATTGTTGAGGAGTTATTTGATACTGCTTATGGGAGTCGAAAGTTTACAATCAAAGATTTGGACGGAAATGAACTTGGGATGGTGCAGGAATAA
- a CDS encoding RNA-guided endonuclease InsQ/TnpB family protein, whose amino-acid sequence MLTYNKKVRLVVSKENRQLLDSQSRMCNWLYNQLLDAVEDDYRDGNAKRLLSGRNLRNEVPKIKKENPFLYKVHSSPLKNTALRLNDAYNRFFDEKLANHKPKYRSWKKKWFSLYYDEPKKGFKLVNSSELSITFGRLKDEELKEAKKTDKKTKKSIWINVGLVEGVALSETEEIKTLRITKDLNSYYAIFTIKDCKEIEQVEEQSFIVFDPNHKNLAVGLGSDGKSYELKSMNALLKYWDKRIDDIKSRRDKCEKLSKLVCTEKVTYFEPSKRWKRLNCALVKAELKRREQMKTLLFSYAHYFSKRYDAIYIGDYTPSPDVATYGTMRRAMLNQTPVGKFRSILNWVQAKNGKHYYKIDERDTTKTCCVCGNKEKKEPSIRSFTCVNCGTTLSRDINSTVNIGKKAKKRLPRAGYIGVESPMYTVWWDCKQARVACGVTPSAGLGK is encoded by the coding sequence ATGCTTACGTACAATAAAAAAGTCAGACTGGTTGTTTCAAAAGAAAACAGACAACTGTTAGATTCCCAGTCCAGAATGTGCAATTGGCTGTATAATCAATTGCTTGATGCGGTTGAGGACGACTATCGAGATGGGAACGCGAAGAGGTTACTTTCCGGAAGAAATTTGCGTAATGAGGTACCCAAAATAAAAAAGGAAAACCCATTTTTATATAAAGTCCATTCATCTCCTTTAAAAAATACAGCATTACGATTAAATGATGCCTACAACCGTTTTTTTGATGAAAAACTGGCCAATCATAAGCCAAAGTATCGTTCCTGGAAAAAGAAATGGTTTTCGTTGTATTATGATGAGCCCAAGAAAGGGTTCAAATTAGTGAATTCCAGTGAACTTTCCATAACTTTTGGAAGGTTAAAAGACGAGGAATTAAAAGAAGCAAAGAAAACAGATAAAAAAACGAAAAAGTCTATTTGGATCAACGTAGGTCTTGTGGAGGGTGTTGCACTAAGCGAAACAGAAGAAATAAAAACGCTTCGCATTACAAAAGATTTGAATTCCTATTATGCCATTTTCACCATAAAAGACTGCAAAGAAATCGAGCAAGTAGAGGAACAATCGTTTATTGTGTTTGATCCCAATCATAAAAATCTGGCAGTGGGTCTTGGTAGTGATGGGAAGTCATACGAATTGAAATCAATGAATGCTTTACTGAAATATTGGGATAAACGCATTGATGATATTAAATCCAGACGGGACAAATGCGAAAAGCTAAGCAAGCTCGTATGTACTGAAAAGGTCACTTACTTTGAACCGAGCAAACGCTGGAAAAGACTCAATTGTGCTTTAGTGAAAGCTGAATTGAAGCGTCGAGAACAAATGAAGACGTTGTTATTTAGTTATGCACATTATTTTTCAAAGCGTTATGATGCCATTTACATTGGTGACTATACACCATCACCAGATGTTGCGACGTACGGAACGATGCGAAGGGCGATGTTAAATCAAACACCTGTCGGTAAATTTCGCAGTATTTTAAACTGGGTGCAAGCAAAAAATGGCAAGCATTATTATAAAATTGATGAACGTGATACAACGAAAACCTGTTGTGTTTGCGGCAATAAGGAGAAGAAAGAACCATCTATTCGCAGCTTTACATGTGTAAACTGCGGTACAACGCTTTCGCGAGATATCAACAGCACCGTTAATATCGGAAAGAAAGCCAAAAAGCGATTGCCACGCGCGGGCTACATAGGTGTGGAATCCCCTATGTATACAGTTTGGTGGGATTGTAAGCAGGCAAGGGTTGCTTGTGGTGTCACTCCATCTGCTGGCCTCGGGAAGTAA